One Coffea arabica cultivar ET-39 chromosome 5e, Coffea Arabica ET-39 HiFi, whole genome shotgun sequence DNA segment encodes these proteins:
- the LOC113687306 gene encoding uncharacterized protein — MDRNALRRKKYAEMPPLKKAELLRSRRQTRASKKAGKALPPRVRRVPLGYVETGVSFPATQHMPCHSEDPAFVHSQPLGNTNAVFPADDAFAIREGLEFMSRCPPGSFTGYASSSFGKEMPLQNTLAPEAPLFCDSLAPVKYQRSSVGVEAKKIPVHAFDAQLSDEPVRGKHRGVNSLPSGNEQPVSNTHSEFILGSFPFDSSLKNPELSIQKEFASASNSLPTQISDSTLELASKDIFPAPTEEVARSGPTPGWLEIKNRKVLPSAGPSVVRSRSRKCRTPESVNKHNSAQKRTAARSSISRLANIPQAALVLPHAPDCEHCDAKRFHLEPPSFCCSGGEISIVAPPMPYDLKRLFIANDEESAHFRNIVRTYNNNLGFTSFAANYDSELTKNTKGVYTFRVQGQVYHFLDGLIHLGERPSGIQLYFFDTDEELAKRLGNSDKLRESTLKLLMYILSNNPYARFFKGLRDVPNLDDLNIVLSCYPSLDQRIYNLPSASQVAAIWTESDDQSSDSRAHIQVYSRSVGSHRIQHYYGCYDPLQYPLLFPRGECGWHHGIKRLSKRKRGGDACEDDINIDPASVNSSSELIDLEQRAIDRGKTEEGTVSAREYYCYRFQIRDDDESMLLHTLRLLQQFSVDAYVKIETCRLDFHRHRQNKIRSEILQGILDSVSVGQTAASKVGRKVILPASFIGGPRDMRHRYLDAMALVQKYGKPDIFLTMTCNPAWKEIQENLKYHEKPQDRPDLLARVFRAKFEMLKAEILNKQIFGEVAACVYVIEFQKRGFPHAHLLLILKPGHKLLNPESYDKIVCAELPDKDQYPHLYSLVVKHMIHGPCGAMDKSCPCMRDGACKNHYPKSFCAQTTHGEDTYPYYRRRDDGKKVKVRRFTLDNRWVVPYNPYLLALFDCHINVSFKIISCGSADDIDEIKNFQKGRWVSPPEAFWRIYEFRLNEMNPAIYTLQVHLPDQQFVSFDKGSDLLQLLGKIDFSKTMLTQFFHMNKTNLRAQHLKCLYRDFPEYFVWSAKYKEWTERKRQKVIGRMVTVSPKERERYYLRLLLTHIAGPTSFEDLLTVNEQRLASFREAALALGLLQSDAYIEETLQEAVAFQMPSSLRLLFATLLVYCSPTSPKSLWEKFELEFSADYHHQQPFHGFSSPEIRRKVLEDINSSLEQMGKSITDFHFVSDDFSCGYAERLTKEIESERSLTVAPEDQLLPQMLNSEQKHAYDLILAACFFLEGQAFFVDGPGGTGKTFLYRSLLATLRSQNHVAIAVATSGIAASILPGGRTAHSRFKIPLDFSKTKSCQLSKQSSAAKLISESKLILWDEASMAKRHTIEAFDELLRDLIDSDLPFGGKVIVFGGDFRQTLPVIEQATKEVLIESTFPISPLWPKLHKIRLTENMRVMFDPGFSQFLLRVGEGREPIDDEGEITLSSDIVIPYYDKEESLNRLIESVFPDLNLYSQDPYNLINRCILAPKNSSVDELNEIMIKRFPGSLQTYISSDKTVDQRHQGDYEDFLNSQDPKGLPPHRLLLKENCPLMLLRNLNPAEGLCNGTRLICRELGQHTISAEIVFGHHRGKRVFIPRIPLQTPDNDKNGIPFIRTQFPVRLCFALTINKSQGQTLDYVGIYLREPVFSHGQLYVALSRAKTAAKVKILLVPGTFDGIKVDCKTRNVVLDEIFRLTQA, encoded by the exons ATGGATAGGAATGCTTTGCGCCGCAAAAAATATGCAGAAATGCCACCTCTGAAGAAAGCGGAACTTCTGCGTTCCCGAAGGCAAACTCGAGCTTCAAAGAAAGCTGGAAAAGCTTTACCCCCGCGTGTTCGCAGGGTCCCGTTAGGATATGTCGAAACTGGTGTGTCGTTCCCAGCTACTCAACATATGCCATGTCATAGTGAGGATCCTGCGTTTGTGCATTCTCAGCCGTTGGGAAACACAAATGCTGTGTTTCCAGCTGATGATGCCTTTGCGATTAGGGAAGGATTAGAATTCATGTCGCGTTGTCCACCTGGTTCCTTTACTGGTTATGCTTCCTCCTCCTTTGGAAAAGAAATGCCTCTACAAAATACACTTGCTCCTGAAG CACCCCTGTTCTGTGATAGCCTTGCACCAGTGAAATATCAGAGATCATCTGTTGGTGTAGAGGCAAAAAAAATCCCCGTTCATGCCTTTGATGCCCAGCTCAGTGATGAGCCAGTTAGAGGAAAACATAGGGGCGTAAACTCCCTTCCAAGTGGAAATGAACAACCTGTGAGCAATACACATTCTGAATTTATACTAGGTTCATTTCCTTTCGATTCATCTCTTAAGAACCCTGAACTATCAATTCAAAAAGAATTTGCTTCTGCAAGTAATTCTTTGCCTACTCAAATTTCAGATTCTACTTTAGAACTAGCTTCCAAAG ACATCTTTCCTGCTCCCACAGAGGAGGTGGCCAGGTCTGGTCCAACACCTGGTTGGTTGGAGATAAAAAACAGAAAAGTACTTCCTTCTGCCGGTCCATCTGTTGTCCGTTCTCGCTCCAGAAAATGCAGGACCCCTGAATCTGTGAACAAACACAACTCAG CACAAAAACGAACAGCTGCGCGTTCAAGCATATCTCGCCTTGCCAATATTCCTCAAGCAGCTCTGGTTCTGCCTCATGCTCCTGATTGTGAGCATTGTGACGCAAAAAGGTTCCATTTGGAACCTCCTTCCTTTTGCTGCTCGGGAGGAGAGATCTCTATCGTTGCTCCTCCAATGCCATATGATTTGAAACGTTTATTCATTGCCAATGATGAAGAGAGTGCCCACTTCAGGAACATTGTCCGCACTTATAACAACAACCTTGGCTTTACATCTTTTGCCGCAAACTATGACTCTGAACTAACAAAGAACACGAAAGGCGTCTATACTTTTCGCGTTCAAGGCCAAGTTTACCACTTTCTTGATGGCCTTATTCACTTAGGCGAAAGGCCATCTGGGATCCAATTATATTTTTTTGACACTGATGAGGAATTAGCAAAGAGACTTGGTAACTCTGATAAACTACGCGAAAGCACTTTAAAATTGCTTATGTACATTCTTTCTAACAATCCTTATGCCCGGTTCTTTAAAGGCCTTAGAGATGTTCCAAACCTTGATGATTTGAACATTGTCCTTAGCTGTTATCCTTCACTTGACCAGCGAATATATAATCTTCCCTCTGCCTCACAAGTTGCGGCTATATGGACTGAAAGTGACGATCAGTCGTCCGATAGCCGCGCTCATATTCAAGTTTATTCTCGGTCAGTTGGTAGCCATAGGATTCAACATTACTATGGCTGCTATGACCCTTTACAGTACCCTCTCCTTTTCCCTCGTGGTGAGTGTGGCTGGCACCACGGAATTAAAAGACttagtaaaagaaaaagaggagggGACGCATGTGAAGATGATATTAACATCGATCCAGCTTCAGTTAACTCCTCATCGGAGTTAATTGATTTAGAACAGAGAG CTATTGATCGAGGCAAAACAGAGGAAGGTACTGTATCTGCTAGGGAGTACTACTGTTATAGGTTCCAAATAAGGGACGATGATGAGTCAATGCTGTTACACACTCTTAGGTTGCTGCAGCAGTTTTCAGTCGATGCTTATGTCAAGATCGAAACATGTAGGCTTGACTTTCATAGGCATCGACAAAACAAGATACGCTCTGAAATTCTGCAAGGAATTCTTGACAGTGTTTCTGTTGGCCAAACCGCTGCTTCTAAAGTTGGTCGTAAGGTCATTCTTCCAGCTTCTTTTATAGGTGGTCCGAGGGATATGAGGCACCGTTACCTTGATGCGATGGCCCTGGTACAGAAATATGGAAAACCCGACATTTTTCTTACAATGACGTGTAATCCAGCATGGAAGGAAATTCAGGAAAATCTGAAATACCATGAAAAGCCTCAGGATCGGCCAGACCTGCTCGCTAGAGTTTTTAGAGCCAAATTTGAAATGCTTAAAGCAGAAATTCTAAATAAGCAGATCTTTGGCGAGGTTGCAGCGTGTGTTTACGTGATCGAATTCCAGAAACGAGGCTTTCCTCATGCCCATTTATTATTGATCTTAAAACCTGGTCATAAGCTACTTAATCCAGAGTCGTATGACAAAATAGTCTGTGCTGAGTTGCCCGACAAAGATCAATATCCTCACTTGTATTCTCTTGTTGTGAAGCATATGATCCATGGCCCTTGCGGAGCAATGGATAAGTCTTGTCCTTGTATGAGAGATGGAGCCTGCAAAAATCACTATCCAAAGAGCTTTTGTGCTCAAACGACTCACGGTGAGGATACCTATCCATATTATAGGAGGAGAGATGATGGCAAGAAAGTCAAAGTTCGTAGATTTACTCTTGATAATAGGTGGGTTGTGCCTTACAACCCTTACCTGCTTGCTTTATTCGATTGCCACATCAAC GTGAGCTTTAAGATTATTTCCTGTGGATCGGCGGACGATATTGATGAAATAAAAAACTTCCAGAAAGGTAGATGGGTTTCGCCTCCAGAAGCTTTTTGGCGCATTTATGAATTTAGGCTGAATGAAATGAACCCAGCAATTTACACCCTTCAGGTCCACCTCCCAGACCAGCAATTCGTTTCCTTTGACAAAGGGTCTGATTTGCTACAGTTGCTGGGTAAAATTGACTTTTCTAAGACAATGTTAACTCAATTTTTCCACATGAACAAAACGAATCTCAGAGCACAACATCTGAAATGCTTGTACAGAGATTTTCCTGAATATTTTGTTTGGTCTGCTAAATATAAAGAATGGACTGAAAGAAAGCGTCAAAAGGTGATCGGTCGGATGGTGACTGTTAGcccaaaagaaagagagaggtaTTATTTGAGGTTGCTTCTAACGCACATTGCTGGACCGACCTCTTTTGAAGACCTTTTGACTGTAAATGAACAAAGGTTAGCTTCGTTTAGAGAAGCTGCTTTGGCTCTTGGTCTTTTGCAGTCCGATGCATATATAGAGGAGACACTTCAAGAAGCAGTGGCATTTCAGATGCCGTCCTCATTGAGGCTACTATTTGCCACTCTCCTTGTGTATTGTTCTCCGACAAGTCCTAAATCACTTTGGGAAAAATTTGAGCTTGAGTTTTCTGCTGACTATCATCACCAGCAGCCATTCCACGGGTTTTCTTCTCCTGAAATTAGACGAAAGGTTTTAGAAGATATTAACAGCTCGCTTGAACAGATGGGCAAGAGCATTACAGATTTTCACTTTGTCTCTGATGATTTTTCATGCGGTTACGCTGAACGGTTAACAAAGGAAATTGAGAGTGAAAGGAGCTTAACAGTAGCACCTGAGGATCAGTTGTTGCCTCAGATGCTAAATTCTGAACAAAAGCATGCCTACGATCTAATCCTCGCAGCATGTTTTTTCTTAGAAGGTCAGGCATTTTTCGTTGATGGCCCTGGTGGCACCGGTAAAACATTCCTATATCGGTCGCTTCTCGCGACCTTGCGATCACAAAACCATGTTGCTATTGCAGTAGCAACATCTGGAATTGCGGCATCAATCCTTCCTGGCGGAAGGACGGCTCACTCGAGATTCAAGATACCACTTGATTTCTCGAAGACTAAAAGTTGTCAGCTCAGTAAACAAAGTTCGGCTGCAAAACTCATTTCTGAATCAAAGCTTATTTTGTGGGATGAGGCTTCAATGGCTAAACGACACACAATTGAAGCTTTTGACGAATTACTGAGAGATTTAATAGACTCAGATTTACCTTTCGGAGGGAAGGTGATAGTTTTTGGAGGGGATTTTCGGCAGACCCTACCTGTCATTGAACAAGCAACTAAAGAAGTTCTCATAGAGTCAACCTTCCCCATTTCTCCTCTGTGGCCTAAACTACATAAAATCAGGCTTACAGAAAATATGCGAGTTATGTTTGATCCAGGATTTTCACAATTCCTTTTAAGAGTAGGAGAAGGCCGAGAGCCAATTGATGATGAGGGTGAAATAActttatcatcagatatagttATTCCTTACTACGATAAAGAGGAGTCTTTAAACAG GTTAATAGAAAGCGTCTtcccagatttgaacctctattcTCAAGATCCTTATAACCTGATTAATAGGTGCATCCTTGCTCCAAAAAATAGCTCAGTTGATGAGCTCAATGAAATAATGATTAAGAGATTTCCTGGAAGCCTTCAAACCTATATTAGCTCGGATAAGACTGTTGATCAGCGGCACCAAGGTGATTATGAGGATTTTCTCAATTCTCAAGATCCTAAAGGTCTCCCTCCTCATAGATTGCTGTTAAAGGAAAACTGCCCATTGATGCTTCTCAGAAATTTAAATCCAGCTGAGGGTCTATGCAATGGCACAAGGTTAATATGTAGAGAACTCGGCCAACACACAATTTCTGCTGAAATTGTTTTTGGCCATCATCGAGGGAAAAGAGTTTTTATTCCAAGGATACCTCTTCAAACGCCTGACAATGACAAAAATGGGATTCCATTCATAAGAACACAGTTTCCTGTCCGCCTTTGTTTTGCTTTGACTATCAATAAATCACAAGGTCAAACTCTTGACTACGTCGGCATCTATCTCCGAGAACCAGTTTTTTCGCATGGCCAGTTGTATGTTGCTCTGTCCAGAGCTAAGACCGCTGCTAAAGTTAAAATTCTTCTTGTTCCTGGAACATTTGATGGAATAAAAGTGGATTGCAAAACTCGAAATGTTGTCCTTGATGAAATTTTTAGACTAACTCAAGCCTAA